The Nesterenkonia xinjiangensis genome contains a region encoding:
- a CDS encoding rhomboid family intramembrane serine protease, with protein sequence MARARATMPVPRTRFGAVARPDRAPKVTYSVIGICVVMYLLQWLTGGVVTERLWYAPLHTSSWAFEPWRMLTSALLHSPSSAMHIFFNMVALWLFGRVVEPAVGAWRYGLLLLLSAFGGSVAVLFLTPATTPTVGASGAVFGLFGAMFILLRSSGAQTGGLLVLIAINVAVSLLVPNISWQGHLGGLLTGLLCALVIARVPRGPHRSLWQGLGLAAVAAALVVLTGFGVPLVSPL encoded by the coding sequence GTGGCCCGCGCCCGGGCCACCATGCCGGTGCCGCGGACCCGCTTCGGGGCCGTCGCGCGCCCGGACCGCGCCCCGAAGGTCACCTATTCGGTGATCGGGATCTGCGTGGTGATGTACCTGCTGCAGTGGCTGACCGGCGGCGTGGTCACCGAGCGGCTCTGGTACGCTCCGCTGCACACATCCAGCTGGGCCTTCGAACCCTGGCGGATGCTCACCTCCGCCCTGCTGCACTCGCCCTCCAGCGCGATGCACATCTTCTTCAACATGGTGGCCCTGTGGTTGTTCGGGCGGGTCGTCGAGCCGGCCGTGGGCGCCTGGCGCTACGGACTGCTTCTGCTGCTCTCAGCCTTCGGCGGATCCGTGGCCGTGCTGTTCCTGACCCCGGCCACCACTCCCACCGTCGGCGCCTCCGGAGCCGTCTTCGGTCTCTTCGGCGCCATGTTCATCCTGCTGCGGTCCTCCGGCGCCCAGACCGGCGGCCTGCTGGTGCTGATCGCCATCAACGTCGCCGTCAGCCTGCTGGTCCCCAACATCTCCTGGCAGGGGCATCTCGGCGGGCTCCTGACCGGTCTGCTGTGCGCCCTGGTGATCGCCAGAGTGCCCCGAGGCCCTCACCGCAGCCTCTGGCAGGGGCTCGGACTGGCGGCCGTCGCTGCGGCGCTGGTGGTGCTCACCGGATTCGGAGTTCCCCTGGTCAGCCCGCTCTGA
- a CDS encoding peptidylprolyl isomerase, translated as MSAIATHKATIRTTAGEIHVDLYGHHAPKTVKNFVGLATGEITWKHPETGEEKVGAPLYDGTVFHRIIADFMIQGGDPLGMGVGGPGYQFEDEIHPELDFSAPYKLAMANAGPGTNGSQFFITSVPTTWLQGKHTIFGEVADEDSRNVVDALNKVATDMRDRPQEDVVVETIAIEKV; from the coding sequence ATGAGCGCTATCGCAACCCACAAGGCAACCATCCGGACCACAGCCGGCGAGATCCACGTGGACCTCTACGGCCACCACGCCCCGAAGACCGTGAAGAACTTCGTCGGCCTGGCCACCGGGGAGATCACCTGGAAGCACCCCGAGACCGGGGAGGAGAAGGTCGGCGCCCCGCTGTACGACGGCACCGTCTTCCACCGCATCATCGCCGACTTCATGATCCAGGGCGGGGATCCGCTCGGCATGGGCGTCGGCGGCCCCGGTTACCAGTTCGAGGACGAGATCCACCCTGAGCTGGACTTCAGCGCCCCCTACAAGCTGGCGATGGCCAACGCCGGCCCGGGCACCAACGGCTCCCAGTTCTTCATCACCTCGGTGCCCACCACCTGGCTGCAGGGCAAGCACACCATCTTCGGCGAGGTCGCCGACGAAGACTCCAGGAACGTCGTCGACGCGCTGAACAAGGTCGCCACCGACATGCGTGACCGCCCTCAGGAGGACGTGGTCGTCGAGACCATCGCGATCGAGAAGGTCTGA
- a CDS encoding cell division protein CrgA, with protein MPESKNRKKSDKRSRKNRGRLTTEDAGASKSPLNDADPFAEDLDDLEDQGLPLWYRVTMIGLMILGLLWLIVWYISQGLAPIAAAGGWNVIIGFGIAMIGFFMTMRWR; from the coding sequence GTGCCAGAGTCGAAGAACCGCAAGAAGAGCGACAAGCGCAGTCGGAAGAACCGCGGGAGGCTCACCACCGAGGATGCAGGCGCCTCGAAGTCCCCGCTGAACGATGCAGACCCCTTCGCCGAGGATCTCGACGACCTCGAGGATCAGGGCCTGCCCCTCTGGTATCGGGTCACGATGATCGGTCTGATGATCCTGGGGCTGCTGTGGCTCATCGTCTGGTACATCAGCCAGGGCCTCGCCCCGATCGCCGCTGCAGGTGGATGGAACGTCATCATCGGCTTCGGCATCGCGATGATCGGATTCTTCATGACGATGCGCTGGCGCTGA
- a CDS encoding class E sortase, protein MPAERSPAIRPRHARRRRAALPVRRSAGSRILGGIGELLITLGVLGILFLVWELWWTGLEADRERDESSQELFSSIEALEGAGQGDDEGGSGVELEDLVVPSPDNTAEFADQGQVMAMVYAPRMGSDWGAPVVPGVGPESLNRAGLGHYSSTQLPGEPGNFALAGHRQTYGNILWNQDKFAVGDLVYVQSPDGWYIYSVTETYIVAPHQSEVLAPVPGALDEEPGDTSILTLTTCHPPYTTLERMITHAELVDYAPLSDGPPTAIADTVERRMQAEGPFGDLSSQEGR, encoded by the coding sequence ATGCCAGCTGAGCGATCTCCGGCCATACGGCCGCGCCATGCGCGACGTCGGAGAGCCGCTCTCCCGGTCCGTCGATCAGCGGGCTCGCGGATCCTCGGCGGGATCGGGGAGCTGCTCATCACCCTCGGGGTGCTGGGCATCCTCTTCCTCGTCTGGGAGCTCTGGTGGACAGGTCTGGAGGCCGATCGAGAGCGGGATGAGTCCAGCCAGGAGCTGTTCTCCAGCATCGAGGCCCTGGAGGGGGCCGGCCAGGGGGACGACGAGGGAGGCAGCGGCGTCGAGCTGGAGGATCTGGTGGTCCCCAGTCCCGACAACACCGCAGAGTTCGCCGACCAGGGCCAGGTGATGGCCATGGTCTATGCCCCGCGCATGGGGTCGGACTGGGGCGCGCCGGTGGTGCCCGGCGTCGGGCCGGAGTCTCTGAACCGGGCAGGGCTGGGGCACTACAGCTCCACCCAGCTTCCCGGGGAGCCTGGCAACTTCGCACTGGCCGGCCACCGCCAGACCTACGGCAACATCCTGTGGAACCAGGACAAGTTCGCCGTCGGGGACCTGGTCTACGTGCAGTCCCCCGACGGTTGGTACATCTATTCCGTCACCGAGACCTACATCGTGGCGCCCCACCAGTCCGAGGTGCTGGCCCCGGTGCCCGGAGCACTCGATGAGGAGCCCGGAGACACTTCGATCCTCACCCTGACCACCTGCCACCCGCCCTACACCACCCTGGAGCGGATGATCACTCACGCCGAACTGGTCGACTACGCCCCGCTCTCCGACGGACCGCCGACGGCGATCGCTGACACCGTGGAGCGGCGCATGCAGGCTGAGGGCCCCTTCGGGGACCTCAGCTCGCAGGAGGGACGCTGA
- a CDS encoding anthranilate synthase component II: protein MTENTEERPPFRAKILVVDNYDSFVYTLVGYLRELEAETTVIRNDDLPVQEAIALAAEHDGVLISPGPGAPHEAGVSIELTRWCAEATTPMLGVCLGHQGLGEAFGGTVVHAEQLMHGKTSDVTHTGHGSFDGLPKTFVATRYHSLVVAPESVPDVLEVTATTADGVIMGLAHRSAPLWGMQYHPESVLTEGGYRMLGNWLESLGQEGAAAKAADLNPIR, encoded by the coding sequence ATGACTGAGAACACAGAGGAACGGCCGCCTTTCCGGGCGAAGATCCTGGTGGTCGACAACTACGACAGCTTCGTCTACACGTTGGTGGGCTACCTGCGTGAACTCGAGGCGGAGACCACGGTGATCCGCAATGACGATCTCCCCGTCCAGGAGGCGATCGCTCTGGCCGCCGAGCACGACGGTGTGCTGATCTCTCCGGGTCCGGGGGCCCCGCATGAGGCCGGGGTGTCCATCGAGCTGACCCGCTGGTGCGCGGAGGCGACAACCCCCATGCTGGGCGTCTGCCTGGGACACCAGGGCCTCGGGGAGGCCTTCGGCGGCACGGTCGTCCACGCCGAGCAGCTCATGCACGGCAAGACCAGCGACGTCACCCACACCGGTCATGGGTCCTTCGACGGGCTGCCGAAGACGTTCGTGGCCACCCGGTATCACTCCCTGGTGGTCGCCCCGGAGTCCGTGCCGGACGTCCTGGAGGTCACCGCCACCACCGCCGACGGCGTCATCATGGGCCTGGCGCACCGCTCCGCCCCGCTGTGGGGCATGCAGTACCACCCGGAGTCGGTGCTCACCGAGGGCGGCTACCGGATGTTGGGAAACTGGCTGGAGTCACTGGGGCAGGAGGGCGCGGCGGCGAAGGCCGCGGACCTCAACCCGATCCGCTGA
- a CDS encoding protein kinase domain-containing protein gives MMTENGHRVLNGRYRIEALIGRGGMADVYLGHDLSLNRRVAVKMLRPDLARDPQFQGRFRREAQSSASLNHHNIVGVYDTGRADVEDSHHAEIKTPYIVMEYVDGVTLRHIMHGTPTHEGTGDVDADDEATQLQSSAEDRTVADGAPAEDGSGPDVLALGDTGRTDVEEHGPAAEVGEPLRQRIDEALGRPMPEPKAAEYLDGILGALSYSHEKGIVHRDIKPSNVMVAQNGAVKVMDFGIARALADSASTMTQTSAVVGTAQYLSPEQARGEVVDHRSDLYSAGCVLFELLTNRPPFQGESPVSVAYQHVREDPPQVSDLNPHVSPAMESVVAKALTKDPAARFQNADEFASAIKDALHGVPVEDATAAMPAVDPGDDFDQLVSAGAAGLGTPLSARTPEDPDLYQEPEEEVEEPRRRRGFAWLWVVLLIALVAGGTWALIRMLDTDSAQVPEVEGMTQAEAVAELAEANIEPADIETVPDPAIEADHAIGTDPEAGERLGEDEELILYISAGQDQVTIPDGLQGETQETVRAELEAVGLEVGELIEEDHPTVGADELIATDPEGGSTVELGSEVDLVLGTGLYPVPDVALLSASEARAQLEEAGFTVTDSTVDWTTDAYDAGTVGGTFYGGDLIDPGTPIPQGATVSISLAVAPEPEESPEPEETRSPDDEDEDDGDDDEDTDEDADDEESPTDEPEDEESPTDEATGDDEDTDDEDTDDEDTDDEPTGNGEGNGNGGNNGNGGGNGNDSDDD, from the coding sequence ATGATGACTGAGAACGGACACCGCGTCCTCAACGGCCGGTACCGCATCGAGGCCCTCATCGGGCGTGGCGGGATGGCCGACGTGTACCTCGGGCACGACCTCTCCCTGAACCGCCGGGTGGCGGTGAAGATGCTGCGCCCGGACCTGGCCCGCGACCCGCAGTTCCAGGGCCGGTTCCGGCGCGAGGCCCAGTCGTCGGCCTCCCTGAACCACCACAACATCGTCGGCGTCTATGACACCGGTCGAGCCGACGTCGAGGACTCCCACCATGCGGAGATCAAGACCCCGTACATCGTCATGGAGTACGTGGACGGCGTCACCCTGCGGCACATCATGCACGGCACTCCCACCCACGAGGGCACCGGCGACGTCGACGCTGACGACGAGGCGACACAGCTGCAGTCCTCCGCGGAGGACCGCACGGTCGCCGACGGCGCCCCCGCCGAGGACGGCTCGGGCCCTGACGTCCTCGCCCTGGGGGACACCGGGCGCACCGACGTCGAGGAGCACGGTCCGGCCGCCGAGGTGGGTGAACCGCTGCGCCAGAGGATCGACGAAGCGCTGGGCAGACCGATGCCGGAGCCGAAGGCCGCCGAGTACCTCGACGGCATCCTGGGCGCCCTGAGCTACAGCCACGAGAAGGGGATCGTTCACCGGGACATCAAGCCCTCCAACGTGATGGTGGCGCAGAACGGTGCCGTGAAGGTGATGGACTTCGGCATCGCCCGCGCGCTGGCGGACTCGGCCTCGACGATGACCCAGACCTCCGCGGTGGTCGGCACCGCCCAGTACCTGTCCCCGGAGCAGGCCCGCGGCGAGGTCGTCGACCACCGCAGCGACCTCTACTCCGCCGGCTGCGTGCTGTTCGAGCTGCTGACCAACCGGCCGCCCTTCCAGGGGGAGTCCCCGGTCTCAGTGGCCTACCAGCATGTGCGGGAGGACCCGCCGCAGGTCTCGGACCTGAACCCGCACGTCTCCCCGGCCATGGAGTCCGTGGTGGCCAAGGCCCTGACCAAGGACCCGGCCGCCCGCTTCCAGAACGCCGACGAGTTCGCCTCCGCGATCAAGGACGCCCTGCACGGGGTGCCCGTGGAGGACGCCACCGCCGCCATGCCCGCCGTCGACCCCGGCGACGACTTCGATCAGCTGGTCAGCGCCGGCGCGGCCGGGCTCGGCACTCCGCTGTCCGCACGCACTCCGGAGGATCCGGACCTCTACCAGGAGCCCGAGGAGGAGGTGGAGGAGCCACGACGTCGTCGTGGGTTCGCCTGGCTGTGGGTGGTCCTGCTGATCGCTCTGGTCGCCGGAGGGACCTGGGCGCTGATCCGCATGCTCGACACCGATTCCGCCCAGGTGCCGGAGGTCGAGGGCATGACACAGGCCGAGGCCGTCGCAGAGCTGGCCGAGGCGAACATCGAGCCGGCGGACATCGAGACGGTCCCGGACCCTGCGATCGAGGCTGACCATGCCATCGGCACCGATCCGGAAGCCGGGGAGCGGCTGGGCGAGGATGAGGAGCTGATCCTCTACATCTCCGCGGGCCAGGACCAGGTGACCATCCCGGACGGCCTGCAGGGTGAGACCCAGGAGACGGTCCGCGCAGAGCTCGAGGCGGTGGGGCTGGAGGTGGGTGAGCTCATCGAGGAGGACCATCCGACCGTGGGCGCCGACGAGCTCATCGCCACCGACCCGGAAGGCGGGAGCACAGTGGAGCTCGGCTCCGAGGTGGACCTGGTCCTGGGCACCGGCCTCTACCCGGTCCCTGACGTGGCGCTGCTCTCGGCATCGGAGGCCCGTGCGCAGCTCGAGGAGGCCGGATTCACCGTGACCGACTCCACGGTGGACTGGACCACGGACGCCTACGACGCCGGCACCGTCGGCGGGACCTTCTACGGCGGCGATCTCATCGATCCGGGCACGCCCATCCCCCAGGGCGCCACCGTGTCGATCTCCCTGGCTGTGGCTCCGGAGCCGGAAGAGTCCCCGGAGCCTGAGGAGACCCGCTCCCCTGACGACGAGGACGAGGACGACGGGGACGACGATGAGGACACCGACGAAGACGCCGATGACGAGGAGTCACCCACCGACGAGCCGGAGGACGAGGAGTCACCCACTGACGAGGCGACCGGCGATGACGAGGACACCGACGACGAGGACACCGACGACGAGGACACCGACGACGAGCCGACCGGGAACGGCGAGGGCAACGGCAACGGCGGGAACAACGGAAACGGCGGAGGCAACGGGAACGACTCCGACGACGACTGA
- a CDS encoding protein kinase domain-containing protein — MRPAVGILMGDRYKLTERIAIGGMGEVWKASDEILGRTVAIKILKEEYTGDEAFLRRFRAEARHTALLNHPGIADIYDYGEQAGSGYLVMELVPGRPLSVLLEKDRTLPWEKTLSIIAQTARALQVAHDQGLVHRDVKPGNLLITPTRRVKITDFGIARLADQVPLTATGQVMGTVQYLSPEQATGQHATGSSDIYALGIIGYEAMVGHRPFTGESQIAIALKQVNDPPPPLPDTIPEPVRALIMSMLAKDAGDRPMNATKLAEASDALLRHDLDAALKAVPTLLDHMSHPEAGDDTTQVIPAATKPTAVVPAAGAAAGAAGASVPTPALSARTPEQPPEASEPAGAAAAAGTSKRGSKGSKDSKDSKNSKDSSGGLTRWRWPLVALVALVLLALFGSWMLPRLTSSEPEPQPTVTETFTAEAEIVTIDEADFLGMTLEVATEQLTEMGLVVEAEEVESPQPAGTVVAVAPTGQVPAGSTVRLSYSVGLESLPSPTDQADPDPGSEEQGGSADDPAQDEGQTGGGDGSGGNGNGGGNGNQEDTGEAETDSPSPTPTSPAPSPTDGEDDDPDETTPAPPEEDGEPEETEEGADAAPEPTTGQDADETEPREGDAEEPQSGESDDTTRSGQA; from the coding sequence ATGAGACCTGCTGTGGGCATCCTCATGGGCGATCGCTACAAGCTCACCGAGCGGATCGCCATCGGCGGCATGGGTGAGGTGTGGAAGGCCTCCGACGAGATCCTGGGCCGCACGGTGGCGATCAAGATCCTCAAGGAGGAGTACACCGGCGACGAAGCCTTCCTCCGCCGCTTCCGCGCCGAGGCGAGGCACACCGCGCTGCTCAACCACCCCGGCATCGCCGACATCTACGACTACGGCGAGCAGGCCGGCTCCGGCTACCTGGTCATGGAGCTCGTGCCGGGACGTCCCCTCTCCGTGCTGCTGGAGAAAGACCGGACGCTGCCCTGGGAGAAGACGCTCTCGATCATCGCCCAGACCGCGCGCGCCCTGCAGGTCGCCCACGACCAGGGACTCGTCCACCGAGACGTGAAGCCGGGGAACCTGCTGATCACCCCCACCCGCCGGGTGAAGATCACCGACTTCGGCATCGCCCGACTGGCCGACCAGGTGCCGCTGACCGCCACCGGCCAGGTGATGGGGACCGTGCAGTACCTCTCCCCGGAGCAGGCGACCGGCCAGCACGCCACCGGGTCCTCGGACATCTACGCCCTGGGGATCATCGGCTATGAGGCCATGGTCGGGCACCGTCCGTTCACCGGAGAGTCGCAGATCGCGATCGCCCTCAAGCAGGTCAACGATCCGCCCCCGCCGCTGCCGGACACCATCCCGGAGCCGGTGCGGGCACTGATCATGTCCATGCTGGCCAAGGACGCCGGCGACCGGCCGATGAACGCAACGAAGCTCGCCGAGGCCTCCGACGCGCTCCTGCGGCACGACCTCGACGCTGCGCTGAAGGCCGTGCCGACGCTGCTGGACCACATGAGCCACCCCGAGGCCGGGGACGACACCACCCAGGTGATCCCTGCGGCCACGAAACCGACTGCGGTGGTCCCCGCGGCAGGCGCCGCAGCCGGGGCGGCCGGAGCGTCCGTGCCGACTCCGGCACTGTCTGCTCGGACTCCGGAACAGCCGCCGGAGGCCTCAGAGCCCGCCGGGGCGGCAGCGGCGGCCGGCACGTCGAAGAGGGGGTCGAAAGGCTCCAAGGATTCCAAAGACTCCAAGAACTCCAAGGACTCCTCAGGGGGCCTGACTCGCTGGCGGTGGCCGCTGGTGGCGCTCGTCGCCCTGGTGCTGCTGGCGCTGTTCGGCTCCTGGATGCTGCCCCGGCTGACCAGCTCAGAACCGGAGCCCCAGCCCACGGTGACCGAGACCTTCACGGCCGAGGCCGAGATCGTGACGATCGACGAGGCCGACTTCCTGGGCATGACCCTGGAGGTGGCCACCGAGCAGCTCACCGAGATGGGCCTGGTGGTGGAGGCTGAAGAGGTCGAGTCCCCCCAGCCGGCCGGCACCGTGGTGGCCGTCGCACCCACCGGACAGGTGCCGGCGGGCTCCACCGTCAGACTCTCCTACTCCGTAGGCCTCGAGTCTCTGCCCTCCCCGACCGACCAGGCTGATCCTGACCCCGGCTCTGAGGAACAAGGGGGAAGCGCGGACGACCCCGCCCAGGATGAGGGTCAGACCGGCGGCGGAGACGGCAGCGGTGGAAACGGCAACGGCGGCGGGAACGGGAACCAGGAGGACACCGGCGAGGCAGAGACCGACTCGCCCTCCCCGACACCGACCTCCCCCGCACCGAGCCCCACCGACGGCGAGGACGACGATCCCGACGAGACCACCCCGGCTCCGCCCGAAGAGGACGGGGAGCCCGAGGAGACCGAGGAAGGCGCCGACGCGGCACCGGAGCCGACCACCGGCCAGGACGCCGACGAGACGGAGCCCCGCGAGGGCGATGCGGAGGAGCCGCAGTCCGGGGAGTCCGACGACACGACACGAAGTGGACAGGCATGA
- a CDS encoding penicillin-binding transpeptidase domain-containing protein: MNNAIRHTWLVSVGLFVVLFAALSLIQVALTEELNSHPNNVRQVYQDRGAPRGAITVDGTAIAESVPSEGTNFDYQRVYHDPFLYSGITGFYSIAAESTGLENSMNDYLTGQSDSQFFDRITSLFTGETLEGAQVELTLDPELQQLAYDTIPDGTRGSIIVSEVGTGEIKAMASKPSYDTNLLAVHSTTQFQENIDALSEEDGLSAYRFRPVYDTIAPGSTFKLIDLVAMLDSGDFDADTVMDNPSEIELPQSNRTLSNFFGGICDQQSEADLHFITAQSCNTPFAETAMDMGQEPIREAAEAFGWNQSIDFPLTVSPSQFPEVGSDAELAYASIGQASVTSTPLQMNMVAMAIANGGTLMQPTLIESVRAADLQVIERSEPEVFGEPISEDVAEELTELMQGPVESGTAWRGQSDRFDIAAKTGTAQIGDDSNLVHSWITGFAPADDPQYAVTVVYERIDYDYGSSLTAPNMRTMLEAVIEE, translated from the coding sequence GTGAACAACGCGATCCGTCATACCTGGCTCGTCAGCGTCGGCCTCTTCGTCGTGCTCTTCGCCGCGCTCAGCCTCATCCAGGTGGCGCTGACCGAGGAGCTGAACTCCCACCCGAACAACGTGCGCCAGGTCTATCAGGACCGCGGCGCTCCGCGGGGGGCGATCACCGTGGACGGCACCGCCATCGCCGAATCCGTGCCCTCGGAGGGCACCAACTTCGACTACCAGAGGGTCTACCATGACCCCTTCCTGTACTCCGGCATCACCGGGTTCTACTCGATCGCCGCTGAGTCCACCGGGCTGGAGAACTCGATGAACGACTACCTCACCGGGCAGTCGGACAGTCAGTTCTTCGACCGGATCACCTCCCTGTTCACCGGGGAGACGTTGGAGGGCGCGCAGGTCGAGCTCACCCTGGATCCGGAGCTGCAGCAGCTGGCCTATGACACGATTCCGGACGGCACCCGCGGATCGATCATCGTCTCCGAGGTGGGCACCGGAGAGATCAAGGCGATGGCGTCGAAGCCGAGCTACGACACGAATCTGCTCGCAGTGCACTCCACCACCCAGTTCCAGGAGAACATCGATGCGCTCAGCGAGGAGGACGGCCTGAGCGCGTACCGGTTCAGACCGGTGTATGACACCATCGCCCCCGGCTCGACGTTCAAGCTGATCGATCTGGTGGCCATGCTGGACTCCGGGGACTTCGACGCCGACACGGTGATGGACAATCCGTCCGAGATCGAGCTCCCGCAGTCCAACCGCACGCTGAGCAACTTCTTCGGCGGCATCTGCGACCAGCAGTCCGAGGCCGATCTGCACTTCATCACCGCCCAGTCCTGCAACACTCCCTTCGCGGAGACCGCCATGGACATGGGGCAGGAGCCTATTCGCGAGGCCGCCGAGGCGTTCGGCTGGAACCAGAGCATCGACTTCCCGCTGACGGTCTCCCCCTCGCAGTTCCCGGAGGTCGGCTCCGACGCCGAGCTGGCCTACGCCTCGATCGGCCAGGCGAGCGTGACCTCGACCCCGCTGCAGATGAACATGGTCGCCATGGCCATCGCCAACGGCGGCACGCTCATGCAGCCGACGCTCATCGAGTCAGTGCGCGCGGCGGACCTGCAGGTGATCGAACGCTCGGAGCCGGAGGTCTTCGGCGAGCCGATCTCCGAGGACGTCGCCGAGGAGCTCACCGAGCTGATGCAGGGCCCCGTGGAGTCCGGCACCGCGTGGCGGGGCCAGAGCGACCGATTCGACATCGCCGCGAAGACCGGCACCGCCCAGATCGGTGACGACAGCAACCTGGTGCACTCCTGGATCACCGGTTTCGCCCCCGCCGACGATCCCCAGTATGCGGTGACCGTGGTCTACGAACGCATCGACTACGACTACGGCTCCTCGCTGACCGCGCCGAACATGCGCACGATGCTCGAGGCGGTGATCGAGGAATGA